The sequence CACAGGCCGGAGGGGAACGTTTCCGGCGGCTCGGCGGATTCCCAGCCGGGCGTGGGCTCCAGCGGCCGCAGGGCGCGGGTCTCGTCGTAGTGGATCACGGCGTCGAACTGGTCAGCGATCTCCGCGTGAAAGTAGTGGCTCCAGCGCTCCGTCTCCGGTGCGTAGATCACGCCGATGGCACGCTCCAGCCGCGAGGTGCGCAGCGCGTCGGCCGCGGGTCCGCCACCGCGCAGGGGGAGGAAGAAGTTGGGGACGCCCACGTGGTGGAAGAGGCGCTCGTAGCTGCCTTCCATCCCCGGCCGCACCCGCTTTCGCTCCGCCGGCGCGTCCCACTCGCTGGCCGCCGTCACCGTCCCCGTGTACGTGCTGAAGCCGATCAGCCGCGCCTCGTCGCCGTGCCGCTCGCGCACCAGCTGGCCCACGTTCCACTCGCCGTCGCGCCCCATCTCCGTCGCCCGTGCGTCGCCCAGGTGGGAGTTGTGCTCCCAGACGACCACCTTGGGCGGAATGCCCCTGGACTCGAAGTGGCCGCAGAGCGCATCCAGCGTATCGGCCATGTGGCAGTCGCGCAGGTTCCAGCTGGACACCCGCGCGGCGAACATGCTGCGGTAGTACTCCTCGGCGTTCTTCACCAGCCGCGCGTTCTGCTCGGCGTAGAAGTGCTCGTCCCCCGCCAAGCCGCCCTCCTCGCCGGCCATCTCGGACGCCCGCTCGCGCAGCTCGTGAAGCTGGCGCACCGCCTGCTCCTCGCACGCCGGGGTGATGCCCAGCTGCGCCGCGTACCCGTACGACTGTGGATCGCCGCCGCCCGCGCGATGAAAGCACCCGTAGCGCTGGCGCGCGCGCCGGGCCCCCTCGGGATCCACCTCGTCCAGGTAGCGGATGACGGCCTCGATGGAGGCGAACATGGAGTACAGGTCCAGCCCGTAGAAGCCGACACGCGTGGCACCGGCCGGCAGCGCCTGGTTGTGCTCCCGCAGCCAGGCCACGAGCTGCA is a genomic window of Longimicrobium sp. containing:
- a CDS encoding erythromycin esterase family protein, with amino-acid sequence THGTHEFYRARAEITKRLIREKGFTAVAVEADWPDAYRVNRYVRGAAGDATPDEALGGFQRFPQWMWRNDDVVQLVAWLREHNQALPAGATRVGFYGLDLYSMFASIEAVIRYLDEVDPEGARRARQRYGCFHRAGGGDPQSYGYAAQLGITPACEEQAVRQLHELRERASEMAGEEGGLAGDEHFYAEQNARLVKNAEEYYRSMFAARVSSWNLRDCHMADTLDALCGHFESRGIPPKVVVWEHNSHLGDARATEMGRDGEWNVGQLVRERHGDEARLIGFSTYTGTVTAASEWDAPAERKRVRPGMEGSYERLFHHVGVPNFFLPLRGGGPAADALRTSRLERAIGVIYAPETERWSHYFHAEIADQFDAVIHYDETRALRPLEPTPGWESAEPPETFPSGL